TGTCGCCGCGAGGCATCAAGGCGCGGGCATCGGCCATGCTTTGATGCAACAGGTGTTGGCGGGGCGCACGCAGTCTTGCCGCTTGCACGTGTTCCAGGCCAATGCCGGCGCGCGGCGTTTTTACGAGCAGCACGGCTTTGCGCTGCTAAGCCTGGGCGACGGCCAGGATAACGAGGAACGCTGTCCGGACGTGCTGTATCAATGGCGGCCGGATGGGAAAGAATGACCATGTTTGAAAAACTGCTAGCCTTCTCCCGACACAACAAGATGGCGATGCTGGCGCTGATGGACACATTGCTGTTGCCGCTGGCGCTGTGGAGCGCGGTGTTCCTGCGCCTGGGTGGTTATTGGGACCCCAAGCTCAATCCGCACCTGTGGATCTTCATCGTGCCGCCCTTGTGGGCCATCCCCATCTTCATCAAGCTGGGCCTGTATCGCGCGGTGCTGAAATACCTCGACGACAAGATCATCCTCACGGTGTTTTCCGGTGTCACCTTGTCGGTGCTGGTGTTGCAGGCGGTGATACAGATGTTCCAGATCTGGGCGATGCCGCGCACCTCGGTGATCATCTTCTGGGTGTTCGCCATGGCCTATATCGGCGGCAGCCGCTTCCTGCTGCGCGGCCTGGTGCGGCGCATCGACGCCACCGAAGCGCCGCGCGATCCGGTGATTATCTACGGCGCCGGCCAGGCCGGCGTGCAACTGATGCTGGCCTTGCAAGCGGGCCGCGAATACCGGCCGATGGCCTTCGTTGACGACAACCCGGATCTGCTGCGCCGAACTTACCGCGGCGTGGCGGTGCATGCGGCGGAAGAACTGCCGGCGCTGCTCAAGGACACCCGCGCCAAATGCATTCTGTTGGCCATGCCCTCGGTCAGCCGCGGCCGCCAGCGCGAGATCCTGGAGTCGTTGGAAAAACTGCGGGTGACGATCAAGCGGCTGCCGGGCATGGCCGATCTGGTGTCGGGCGAAGCGAGAGTGGAAGAGCTCAAGGAAGTGGAGATCGAGGACCTGCTGGGCCGCGATCCGGTGCCGCCCAAGGCCGAGCTCTTGGCGCGCAATATCCGCGGCAAGGTGGTGATGGTCACCGGCGCCGGCGGCTCCATCGGCTCGGAACTGGCGCGGCAGATCGTGCGCAACCAGCCCGCGCGCATCGTGTTGTTCGAGCTGTCGGAGTTCGCGCTCTACAGCATCGACCAGGAGCTGGCGCAGCTGGCGCCTAAGATTCCGCGCACGCCGCTATTGGGCTCGGTCACCGACTATGAGCGCCTGAGCCAGGTGATGCGCGCCTTCCAGGTGGAAACGGTCTACCACGCCGCCGCTTACAAGCATGTGCCGATGGTGGAGCACAACCCGGTGGCCGGCATCGTCAACAACGCTTTCGGCACCGACACCACCGCCCGCGCGGCGGAGGATTGCGGTGTCGACACCTTCGTGCTGATTTCCACCGACAAGGCGGTGCGTCCCACCAATGTGATGGGCGCCACCAAGCGGCTGGCCG
The Chromobacterium sp. IIBBL 290-4 DNA segment above includes these coding regions:
- a CDS encoding nucleoside-diphosphate sugar epimerase/dehydratase, yielding MFEKLLAFSRHNKMAMLALMDTLLLPLALWSAVFLRLGGYWDPKLNPHLWIFIVPPLWAIPIFIKLGLYRAVLKYLDDKIILTVFSGVTLSVLVLQAVIQMFQIWAMPRTSVIIFWVFAMAYIGGSRFLLRGLVRRIDATEAPRDPVIIYGAGQAGVQLMLALQAGREYRPMAFVDDNPDLLRRTYRGVAVHAAEELPALLKDTRAKCILLAMPSVSRGRQREILESLEKLRVTIKRLPGMADLVSGEARVEELKEVEIEDLLGRDPVPPKAELLARNIRGKVVMVTGAGGSIGSELARQIVRNQPARIVLFELSEFALYSIDQELAQLAPKIPRTPLLGSVTDYERLSQVMRAFQVETVYHAAAYKHVPMVEHNPVAGIVNNAFGTDTTARAAEDCGVDTFVLISTDKAVRPTNVMGATKRLAELTLQTRHARGSRTRFVMVRFGNVLGSSGSVVPLFRRQIKAGGPITLTHADITRYFMTIPEAAQLVIQAGAMGDGGDVFVLDMGEPVKIIDLARRMVHLSGLEVKDADHPNGDIEIRVTGLRPGEKLYEELLIGDNVQATDHARIMRAQEYHLSEAEMASLLSRLQDACRQLDAPTAFALMQEAVHEFQAGEATQDWVTQQG